tgatttctttcagcaagccaatttctgatccaaactgctatatctcccacaatcccattcttctgcattttgtacaatagcctattgtggggaacattatcgaacgccttgctgaaatccatatacaccacatcaaccggtttactctcatctacctgtttggtcaccttctcaaacaactcaataaggtttgtgaagcacgacctacccttcacaaaaccgtgctgactatccctaatcaaattattcttttctagatgattataaatcctatccctaataacattttccaacactttaccaaccactgaagtaaggctcactggtctataattaccagggttgtctctactccccttcttcaacaggggaaccacatttgttatcctgcagtcttctggcactattcctgtagacaatgatgagttaaaaatcaatgccaaaggctcggcaatctcctccctggcttctcagaggatcctaggataaatcccatccggtccaggggacatctattttcacaccctgtaggatttctaatacctcttccgtgtgaacctcaatcccacctagtctcgtagcctgtatctcagtattctcctcgacaacattgtcgttttctggagtgaatactgtcgaaaaatattcatttagtgcttcccctatgccctctgactccacacacaacttcccactactgtccttgattggccctaatcttactctcgtcattcctttattctttaaatacctatagaaagccttagggtttaccctgatcctacccgccaacaacttctcatttctcctcctggctcttctgatctctctctttagttctttcctggctaccttgtaaccctcaagcgccctgaGTCTTCACATCTcaccctaacataagccttcttcttcctcttgaccagagattccacttccttcataagcCATGGCTCCCGTGCACTACagctccctccctgcctgacaggtacatacttatctaggacacacaggagcttttccttgaataagctccacatttctaatgtgcccatcccctccagtttccttccccatcctatgctccctaaatcttgcctaatctcatcgtaatttcctttcccccagctataactcttgccaagtggtatacacctatccctttccatcacaaaagtaaacataacagaattgtgatcgctatcaccaaagtgctcacctacttccaaatctaacacttggccaggctcattactcagtaccaaatctaatgtggctttgcctcttgttggcctgtctacatactgtgtcaggaagccctcctgcacacactggacaaaaactgacaaaAAGGAAGGGTGACGTGAGTACAAAACATAATTTGATTTCATAAGTTGCTGGATTGAAAGCAGAAAACTCCATTTATAACGGTTGTATGGTAACATGCAATTCATTAGGTTGATTTAACAGTTAAAATACACAGAAAACTAATAATATTTAGTTGGGGGTCAGGTGAGTAAGGTTTGATATCAGAGGAAGAGATTATCAGATTGTAAATATGAGCAAGGTCCAAAAATATGGGTGAGATCAAGGACAACTGAATATCATCTTAGAGAGGCAGCAGGAAAATTGTGAAGTTGTATATCTGCAAGAGGGTAATTATTTGCAAAAGGTGGCAAATAAATGTTTTGGCTTTTGATTTCAAAGAGAAAGCTATTAGCAATGCACAGCGATTTTATCAGGTGTTTTGTATTAATACTGAGTTAGAAGGGAGAGTTCCAAACTATTTACAAAGTTGATTTGACCTTCGAAGGGCTCTTGGCACATTTATTACAAGCTGTTTGTTTCACACAAGCTTGGTACCTGTAGGAAGTCTGAGTTCAGCCGTGCTTCCCACGGTGTTAAAAGGACTTCAGTGCCGACAGCAGTCAGGATAAAACTAAGCACATTCTTGCCATGTTTTCCCAAACAGTGTTTGCTGAAGTGTTTGTGAAATTTGTGATGAGTTGATGAGACATTCAAGTACAATGTGTTGTGCTGTACATCTTAAAAGTGAAATGTCTATACCAACTTAAACTGTATAGATGGATAATTATGAATATTTTCTGATGTGCTTGTTGACTTATCCCATCTATTTCTGCAACCTGATAAATAgatctgaggaaggtcactggacccgaaatgttaactgatttttttctttaccgatgctgccagacctgctgaacttttccagcagattctgtttttgttcctgataaatgGTCTTTCATTCAGTCCTCCACAAAAAGGAGAGCTTTTCTTTcatatttctttttgaaaagaaactgtATGGCATTTGCCAGTGACCTCGTTAATTCAGTTTTAAAGTTTCATATCAATGAAGAGCAAGAATAATTCCGATATAAGGAAGCTTGATGGGAAAGAAAGAATTATATTGATAGCTCCTAAGGAGAAATTATACTGGAGCGTTATTCCTCTCAAAATAAAACGTTTTGAAATATAACCCAGAATTAACCACCTCTTCCCTGATAGGATTCACGGTAATCCGTTCAGATGTGGCTTCAAAAGGGGGTAAACAAGATGAAGTCAAGGTGAGGATGCTGTGACTGGCTGATCAGTTGTAGCAAGCTGGTGATGTATCAGTGAGACCTCTTTCAACCAGAGACTTGATAAACTGACAAATGTCGAGCACATTCATATTACAGTCTCTTGTCTGGTAATTTAACTGAGATTTTAAAATAGATGGGGTTTGAGAAATCAAAGTGAGGCTCATTAGGCTGAAATTGCAAAGTTATTTGGAAGCGGTGAAAACACAATTTAACAAAAAAGAAGAAATATAAACTTACACGATTCGCCATTGTAGTTTGGCTCAGCTCAGTGGAACAAATTCAGTCGTGTAGATTCTGTTGGGGTTATCTTCTCAGTGTGTACGGTATCAGGAATGTGTGTGGACAAGGCGTTTTCTGACGCTTTCTGAGCAACCTCAGGCTTCTGTACTTTCCCTGAATCACTGGCCGTTAGTGAAACACCAGGCTGCGGCGGATAACCGGCAATGTGTCTATTTGAAATTGATTGTACCTGGATTCGTTTGTGCTGAGTTATCAAATTTAAAATATCGAAAGCGAGCCCAACTCAGGAATACTGGGATTTCAAGATGTAAAAAAGTGGAAGTGCTAGATGTGTTTAAAACCGCCACaaagaaaccaaaacaaatcaCCGTCCCACTGTGTCCCACGTCTAACACATCAATCCCGTCTGCTGAAGGGTTAAATCCCAAACAATAACGTGCCTTTTATTTCATACCTGCCGTGCTCCGATGCTGTCTGTTTATGTCAAGTTCCCGTTGGTTGTATTTAAATACTGGGTGGTTTCTGAacgatgattttttttcccttttgaaattGATAAATCGTGATATAATTTGTTTCCACATATGGAGCAGATTcattggggtgggggagggagcaTCTCTGTAGTGCATTCGGGTAGGGGAGGGGGCTGTACCGTCAGTGCGTTGGGGGTACGGGAGGGGGCTGTCTCTCCAGTGCATTGGGGGTAGGAGAGGGGGCTGTATCGCCAGTGCgttgggggcgggggaggggaggttgtCACTCCAGTGCattgggggtaggggagggggctGTCTCCCCAGTGCGTTGGGGGTAGGGGAGGGTCTGTATCGACAGTgcattgggggtgggggtggcggcTGTCTTGCCagtgcggtgggggagggggctgtCTCGCCAGTGCtttgggggcgggggaggggggctgTCTCTCCAGTGCattgggggtaggggaggggtCTGTATCGTCAGTGCGTTGGGGGTAGGGGAGGGTCTGTATCGCCAGTGCATTGGGGGTGGGGGCTGTCTCGCCagtgcggtgggggagggggctgtCTCGCCagtgcggtggggcaaggggagggGGCTGTACCGCCAGtgcgttgggggtgggggagtggggctgTATCTCCAGTGCgttgggggtaggggagggggctGTGTCGCCAGTGCGTTGGGGGAGGGGGGCTGTCTCTCCAGTGCattgggggtaggggagggggctGTATCGCCAGTGCgttgggggcgggggaggggggatgtCACTCCAGTGCattgggggtaggggaggggggctGTCTACCCAGTGCGTTGGGGGTAGGGGAGTGGGGCTGTATCGCCAGTGCGTTGGGGGTAGGGGAGGGTCTGTATCGCCAGTgcattgggggtgggggtgggggctgtcTCGCCAGTGCGGTGCTGGAGGGGGCTGTCTCGCCAGTgctttgggggcgggggggggggctgtCTCTCCAGTGCATTTCGGGTAGGGGAGGGCGCTGTCTCCCCAGtgcgttgggggtgggggaggggggctgTATCGCCAGTGCGTTGGGGGTGGGGGCTGTCTCGCCagtgcggtgggggagggggctgtCTCGCCAGTGCTTTGGCGGCGGGGGAGGGGGGCTGTCTCTCCAGtgcgttgggggtgggggaggggggctgTATCGCCAGTGCGTTGGGGGTAGGGGAGGGTCTGTATCGCCAGTGCGTTGGGGGTGGGGGCTGTCTCGCCagtgcggtgggggagggggctgtCTCGCCAGtgcgttgggggtgggggagggggctgtACCGCCAGTGCATTGGGGGTAGGGGAGTGGGGCTGTCTCCCCAGTGCGTTGGGGGTAGGGGAGGGTCTGTATCGACAGTgcattgggggtgggggtggcggcTGTCTTGCCagtgcggtgggggagggggctgtCTCGCCAGTGCtttgggggcgggggaggggggctgTCTCTCCAGTGCattgggggtaggggaggggtCTGTATCGCCAGTGCGTTGGGGGTAGGGGAGGGTCTGTATCGCCAGTGCATTGGGGGTGGGGGCTGTCTCGCCagtgcggtgggggagggggctgtCTCGCCagtgcggtggggcaaggggagggGGCTGTACCGCCAGtgcgttgggggtgggggagtggggctgTATCTCCAGTGCgttgggggtaggggagggggctGTGTCGCCAGTGCATTGGGGGAGGGGGGCTGTCTCTCCAGTGCattgggggtaggggagggggctGTATCGCCAGTGCgttgggggcgggggaggggggatgtCACTCCAGTGCattgggggtaggggagggggctGTCTACCCAGTGCGTTGGGGGTAGGGGAGTGGGGCTGTATCGCCAGTGCGTTGGGGGTAGGGGAGGGTCTGTATCGCCAGTgcattgggggtgggggtggggggtgtctcGCCAGTGCGGTGCTGGAGGGGGCTGTCTCGCCAGTGCtttgggggcgggggaggggggctgTCTCTCCAGTGCATTTCGGGTAGGGGAGGGCGCTGTCTCCCCAGtgcgttgggggtgggggaggggggctgTATCGCCAGTGCGTTGGGGGTGGGGGCTGTCTCGCCagtgcggtgggggagggggctgtCTCGCCAGTGCTTTGGCGGCGGGGGAGGGGGGCTGTCTCTCCAGtgcgttgggggtgggggagggggactgTATCGCCAGTGCGTTGGGGGTGGGGGCTGTCTCGCCagtgcggtgggggagggggctgtCTCGCCAGtgcgttgggggtgggggagggggctgtACCGCCAGTGCATTGGGGGTAGGGGAGTGGGGCTCTCTCTCCAGTGCATTGGGGGTAGGGGAGTGGGGCTGTATCTGCAGtgcgttgggggtgggggggtggggctgtATCTCCAGTGCGTTGGGAGTAGGGGAGTGGGGCTGTATCTCCAGTGCGTTGGGAGTAGGAGAGTGGGGCTGTATCTGCAGTGCGTTGGGAGTAGGGGAGTGGGGCTGTATCTCCAGTGCATTGGGGGTAGGGGAGTGGGGCTGTATCTGCAGtgcgttgggggtgggggagtggggctgTATCTCCAGTGCGTTGGGATTAGGGAAGTGGGGCTGTATCTCCAGTGCgttgggagtgggggagtggggctgTATCTCTAGTGCGTTGGGAGTAGGGGAGTGGGGCTGTATCTCCAGTGCGTTGGGAGTTGGGGAGTGGGGCTGTATCTCCAGTGCGTTGGGATTAGGGAAGTGGGGCTGTATCTCCAGtgcgttgggggtgggggagtggggctgTATCTCTAGTGCGTTGGGAGTAGGGGAGTGGGGCTGTATCTCCAGTGCGTTGGGAGTTGGGGAGTGGGGCTGTCTCTCCAGTGcgttggggttgggggagggggctgtACCTCCAGTGCGTTGGTGTGAGAAGTAGCCTGCTGTCCATGGAAGGGGTGTCTTCTTTTCTCAATCTCTTTCTCCAGTGCCTTGGAGGAGGGggcctctctatctctgtccagtcaatGGGAGATAGTAGGGCGGTTGCCTCTCCTGCTTCTGGGGTAGAGCCGAGGGGAGGGGTTTGCTGTCTCCCTCGTGTACTGTTTTTGTCAGCCTCGGACCTGTATGAGGGACCCTTGTCTGGATGTCACTGTCAGTCAAGTCTAGGGCAGGGCTGGCTAGTCCTGGATCGGGGTGGGGAGGTGGAAACCGGTCGCTGGGTGGTTTCTGAATCTGCCCTTAGTCCATTGGTGTGTTCAGTGGGTTTCCCTGGAATTCCTGGTCAGTCTGCTCCAGCTGGAAGAGCTGCAGTGAGTCCTCCAGCTGCTTGTCCTTGATCAGCTGCTGGTCCTTGCCAGCTGCCAGGAGGATGTGTTCGTTCACCTGAATCACCGAGTCGCCAGAGCCTGTCCCTGGCGGCAGGGTTGGGAGGGACAGGCCCAAACGCCGGCCGCTGTTGGAGTTTCTCATGGACAAGGAAACGACACTTGGTCGCCGCTCCCACCAGCGGCGGCAACAAGGTAAATATTTGGCCATGGCCCGTTTGAAATCCCGCATGAAGAGAGGGTAGATGATGGGATTCATGGTACTATTACAGTAACCGAGCCAGGTCAGGACGTCAAAGAGAAGAGCGGGGACACATTCACACACCGCCTGTGGGCAAGAGACACACAGGGATTAGAGACAAAATAAAGCTACCCGGCTAATTGCCAAATAGCCACTGGActcccaaacgttaactctgcttttcccctCGCAggtttgctgccagacctgctgagtttccccagtaatttctgttccttcagatttccagcacccgcgGTTGTTGGTTTCAGCCACGGACAGGGGACCTGGGAAATTCCTGCATATCGTAGCCCTGAGTAGATCAGCGCTAATGGAAATAGGTGAACTTCCATCAATTTACTCAGATAAAATATAGCGATGGGAATGAGCTATTTAAATTCTGACTCGGGCCTGTTGGGAGtgcaatgttatttttaaaaatctgaaattgctggagagactctcCGTCACTGAACTGGAAACTTTAACCCTGCTTTCTgaccacagacgctgccaaacccgctgagtttctccagcaagttctgtttttttttccccagttcccaacatccgcagttttttgggttttttttcagaAGGCTGTTCAAACCCAGCGGATATCGGAGTCAAACGGATTGGCGAGGCTACAGTTGTAAAAATTTGAGGCTGTTCGAACATTCTTTCCAGAATATTCGTGGCTCTTTGCAGCATGGAGCCTGGGAACCCCCTGAGGATCCCGTTTTAGGATTTCAGAAAGATATTGCAGTCTGTTTTCGCGCTTTGACAGTTCCTTTCCAGAAGCCTTGGGAAGCGCTCCGCTTCCATGAGGGCGTATGGTGTAGTGGCAatgaccctacctctgagccagaagctccgggttcaagtcccattctaaCATATCTGCCGATGTTGGTCCCTGGGCCGCGTACCGTTCGGGGGACTTCGGCAACCAAGCAGTGATAGTTTTATAAGTGAGAGAGACGTGTAAGGAGGGACAGGAATGCAGTTGTACTCTCAACATAGTAACAGACAGAAAGGTAAAAATCACAAGATGCGAGACGGAAACACACAGCGAGATAGGCATCTGCCAAACAGGGAACTGTGACAGTCAATGACAAGGAATGGCATTATTTCCATTGTGATGCCCCTGTTGTCTGAACGAATCCCAGTGCCAGCGAGTGTAAAATTGCCAATTGCCTTATCATCAGCCAACCCTTCCAGAGCCTCTAGTTAATGAGTCAGCTGAGTTTCTTGTTTAAGAGCCTGAACAAAATTTGTCCAATTTACCTTTTAACCTCTGGCTGATGCTCTACTCTGGACAATCGTCTTATAGTTGAATTAGATATTCTTAACCAACCGTTTCAGATGTACTAGGACACATTCATGTACGTGAACCCAGACCTCCCGGCCCAGAGGTTGGGACACTACCCCCACACCACACGAGACCCTAAAACAGACAGTTACTTTGCAACTAATTATTTGGAAAGTAGCACCTTCAAGATCAACCTTAGGAACTGGGTTAAGATTGGTCCGATTGATTTCATGTTAGACCGTTTCCCTCTGACGATTCCTAGCGAAGGGTTATGGAAGGGAGAGGACTGGGTGCTAAACGGTTAAGGAGAGAACGACTTTAAAATGAAGGTTGCCGCTTCGAAAACTGAGATGTGGGGCGATTCTGGCCTCATCCTCAGCTCGGCGAATTGCTTACCTGTGTTACATTGGCCACGAAGAACGGCAACCAGGCCACAAAGAACATTCCCAGCAAGACCCCCAGGGTCAGGCTTGCCTTGAGAGCCCTCTTGCTGTGCTTGGTGGTGAATTTTCTGCTGTCGCTGGTTCTGGCTGATGGATTCTGAGCTCCCTggagctggaaatcagaagagaCAGAGTCTGAGTGAGAAATATTTTGGACACGGCTATCGCTGAAGACAAAGCATAGTCAGGTTTCAATCTGTGAAATAATTTATAATCTACACAAATCTCCAGTCATAGCCAGGATtgaaattcaaaattaatttcagaATTTCACAGATCCAGCAAAAACAAATGTGAAGCACGTTTAGCCCAGTCAGCGTGTGGCATGTGGTCAGACATAATAGTGACAGCATCTGGAATACAAGACTAAATATCTGCCCATATCCAGTGTGACCAGCGCTAAGAGTGACCAGTCCTGAGAGTGACCACAATTGACATTGGTCAGAGCTGTGACCTGTGGAGAGAGTGGTAGGTGCTGAGAGCGACCCGACCTGAGAGTGGCCAGAGCTAAAACTGTCCTGCACTGACAGTGGCCGATGGAGAGAGGCGGGCGCCGAGAGTGACCAGTGGAGAGAGCAGAGGGCGCCGAGAGTGACCGGTGGAGAGTGTGGGGGCTGAGAGTGACCGGTGGAGAGAGTAGAGGGTGACGGTGCTCACAGTAACCCGGTGCCGAAGCGGATCCCCGGGCCGCCGCTGATCTCGCTCCCGGGTCCCACTGGGcgagctgctgctgctgctgctcccgGGAATCTGTCGCTGTCCGCGGTGCTGAAACTAACGCCCAGTCTCTGGCCTGGGCCTATTGGTCAACCCCGAACTCTTGGCGGGTGTCTGAATGAGATTGTAATTTACCAAGAATAACACTAGCCCCAtcttccccactccccctctccctcacccagcATGAGTAGCATCTTCTGGGATCAAATGCTGGTTGTTGAAGCAACAGGAGTCCCAGGAAACCTGCAGAAAGACGGGAACGGATCAGGATCCCGAGCAGCCTTCTCCTTCCGAGACAGTCACTGACGTGTTATCAAAGAGCTGAGAACCCTGTCTGAAGCGATTAAACCCAACCTGAGAAGGTGCCCCGCCGTCTGTGGTTTACTGCTGGGACCAGTTTAACTCCGTGGACTGTTCAAAGAGGCGGCTTTACCTGCACCGGTTCATCAGAGGTGGTCGCCACATTAGTGGTGAGGGAAGCCACTTGCACTGCTTGCTTCTTGGCCGCCAACAGGATCCGGTAGTAGGTGAAGCAGATAGCGACCGAGGGCAGGAAGAAGGTGAGAGACGAGGCGATGAGAGCGTAGGGCAGGCTGACCAGGAGGCGACACTGAgccgcctcctctggcagctccagCGTGGAGTTGAGCGCCTGGGCATCAAAATCCATCTCATGCCAGCCCATCTCGATAGGCAGGAACGAAGCCAAGGCGGCCAGGGTCCAAGtggtgaaaatgagaaacaaagcTCGGCAAGAGGTCATCCGCAGTTTGTATTTGAGAGGGGAGATAATGAGGAAGTATCTGTCCAGGCTGATCACACACAGGTTCAGGATGGAAGCGCTACAACACATAACATCAAAGGAGTACCAAATCGAGCACACCTCACTCTCCAGCACCCATCTTCCGTACAGTTCGTTCAACATAGCCGGAGGCATTACAACCAGCCCCACCATCAAGTCAGACATGAAAAGGGAGACCAGGAAATAGTTGGAAGTGTTGCGGAGAGAGCGTTGTGTGAAAATGAGCAGGATAAGGAGAGAATTGCCCGCTGTGGTCAGGATGATgatgagacagagacaggctgcgATCCACTGTCTGCCCTCGGGAGCCGCTCCCTGCCCCAGCTCGGGGCCCTTCCCCTCGGCCCACAGCCCGCTGTCCATGCGGAGAGGTGACCGGAGACGCT
The sequence above is a segment of the Stegostoma tigrinum isolate sSteTig4 chromosome 28, sSteTig4.hap1, whole genome shotgun sequence genome. Coding sequences within it:
- the htr6 gene encoding 5-hydroxytryptamine receptor 6; translation: MVPQPGPCELRLWAKLLHCPSQLLPDLFSRFRSPQLPLESRRAVRLHVPSLAAGRAACCLALLPDGQDSCPGCYVCACQRLRSPLRMDSGLWAEGKGPELGQGAAPEGRQWIAACLCLIIILTTAGNSLLILLIFTQRSLRNTSNYFLVSLFMSDLMVGLVVMPPAMLNELYGRWVLESEVCSIWYSFDVMCCSASILNLCVISLDRYFLIISPLKYKLRMTSCRALFLIFTTWTLAALASFLPIEMGWHEMDFDAQALNSTLELPEEAAQCRLLVSLPYALIASSLTFFLPSVAICFTYYRILLAAKKQAVQVASLTTNVATTSDEPVQLQGAQNPSARTSDSRKFTTKHSKRALKASLTLGVLLGMFFVAWLPFFVANVTQAVCECVPALLFDVLTWLGYCNSTMNPIIYPLFMRDFKRAMAKYLPCCRRWWERRPSVVSLSMRNSNSGRRLGLSLPTLPPGTGSGDSVIQVNEHILLAAGKDQQLIKDKQLEDSLQLFQLEQTDQEFQGNPLNTPMD